The Thermomonospora amylolytica sequence CGACGAACGCGCGCAGGTACGAGAACAGCGGGCGCAGCGCGTGCTCCAGCACCAGCGAGTGCCGGGCGGTGCCGCCGGTGGCGGCCACCAGGACCGGCTTCCCGGCCAGCGCGTCGGGGTCGAGCACGTCGAAGAACGACTTGAACAGGCCGCTGTAGGAGGCGCTGAACACCGGGGTCACCGCGATCACCGCGTCCGCCTCGGCGACGTTCCCGAGCACCTCGCGCAGCGCGGCGGAGGGGAAGCCGGTCAGCAGGTTGTCGGTGACGGCGTGGGCGTGGTCGCGCAGCTCCACGACCTGCGCCTCGGCCTTGACGTCGCGTTCCCGCAGGGCGTCGGTGACGGCGGCGGCGAGGCGGTCGGCCAGCAGCCGGGTCGAGGA is a genomic window containing:
- a CDS encoding FMN reductase, coding for MSLRKIAVVSAGLGVPSSTRLLADRLAAAVTDALRERDVKAEAQVVELRDHAHAVTDNLLTGFPSAALREVLGNVAEADAVIAVTPVFSASYSGLFKSFFDVLDPDALAGKPVLVAATGGTARHSLVLEHALRPLFSYLRAFVVPTAVYAASEDWGGGGDGAQALTDRIARAAGELADLVAERAPAVRNDPYENPTPFEDLLSGT